CCCTATTCACCTGAATTAAATCCAGTGGAACGGCTTTGGGATTGGATACGGAGATATTATCTTAGTAACCGAATTTATCAGGGTTATGATGAAATAGTGGATGTTTCTTGCCAGGCTTGGCTGGAAGTAACTAACGACAATGAACGCTTAAATTCTATGTGTTGGTTCTCTTGGATTAAATCGGCAGAAATTAATTAGAATTGATATTACTTGTTAATTATCAGGTTTTGTTGCCCAGCGGTTGTGAAACCAGAGCCATTGGTCAGGATACTGATGAATATATGATTCTAACCTCTTTGTTAATCTTTGTGTATTTTCCACAATAGCGGTTTTTATATTTGGGGTAGTGGTTAATTGACAGGGAGGTTCGATAATAATCTGATGTTGATTATTTTTTATTCGAATATCAAAGATAGGGATTAATTCTGCCCCAGTCCGCATGGCAAAAACTACAGGCCCTGGAGGAGTTGATGCAGGTCTGCCAAAAAAATCAACGAATACTCCACCTTTCCCGCCATCCTGGTCACCAATTATCG
This window of the bacterium genome carries:
- a CDS encoding IS630 family transposase, yielding PYSPELNPVERLWDWIRRYYLSNRIYQGYDEIVDVSCQAWLEVTNDNERLNSMCWFSWIKSAEIN